The DNA sequence aattgttgattgattagaggataaacaaagttttagaaagcatgactagaaaagaagagagtgattaaccccaaaaactgagtgactagagagtaaacacacaATCCAGTAAGGGTTCAACAGCTCATTCTCATGTGTCCATATTTAACTTtcaattgtcttgcaagttctgAACTTCATTCAACTCAATTGTAATTGTGCTTTAATATGATTTGGCCCTAATTGTACAAACATGATTCCTTgaagatatgaattaatttaactacatgtatgctttatatataggtgaataataactagaattgcatgactcatttaggtagttgcatttagaatagattgcattgcacatGATTCCACCATTATACATctactcttttctcttggatttagcatgaggacatgctattgtttaagtgtggggaggttgataaaccactattttatgataaatcttatgcttaaattgaatgattttatcaactcttcacctacttattcataagaattttcatggttttacaattccttccgtaggatatgacatatgagaaaccatgtttcttatgcttttaaataatcaaatttaattatcctttattaccattcgatgccgtgatttgtgtgttgagtactttcaggttttttagggtaggaatgacttaaaggatggaaaggaaacacacaaaaatggaaggaaagcacaaattggagtttttggagaaactggcagcgatgcatccgcatggacgacgcgaacgcatgcttTGCGTAAATTAGCATCGTCTCGAGCTCATCGACGACGCAAACATGTGACTCGCGAAACACaactgacgcggacgcatgactaacgcgaccgtGTGGAAGAGCAACACTacagacgacgcgaccgcgtgacccacgcggacacgtgacgtgcgcgatctgtagaatttgCAGAAGTCGGCCCTGTAACGGCCTAGCCCCGAAGAAACGGTGCTTTTTCGTGATCAAATGGAATTTTTacagaatttttaggaatttcaatggatataagcacctccactgcacaggtgctacatcatcaagctgctgagtcagcaggttgattgcacaggacacctctcctaatctaagAAGGCACGTcgcgaagaggaggaggagactttttgagacgcctagtctaacttcagtacattatagtgtctccctcacttttgttagcatgattagagggaataggcatatcatagagttaggctagcctgggtgccagcttaaggGCTTTTGGTCAGGCCAAGCCCTGGGGCGTCTATTGTACATATATGTACATACTATATGAGTCACTGACTTAGGGGTGCTGTACTATAGCTCTATGCTTATATAACTGAGCCACTTCTgtaacatgatgtatattatagtgtgttgttccatattctgttatcttttgttttatgtatgtgaatgtttaattatcccttgatatatggaaggtatgcgactttaaattattcttgttttaaaaaaaatttacttgtaaAATTCGCGGTGTTTTAACAACGTAcaggcttatatttattaattaataatacaaaaaaggaaaaacaagttggtaacatttaatttctagtatgatctagacatgctagaagttgggtcgttacaatttggtatcagagcggttcttcCTGTTAGAGCTGGGGAATGGACTGAATCATGCTTTATTACATGCTCTGTGTTGTATCTCATGCTTATAGGGTATCTATGTGATAAGTGTTGCATGAATGTCTTTGTGCTTTCATTCTGATAATGTTCACGCCCAACTTGaggtattaagactgatcaccttggtaTTGATTGTTTGTTGTGAACAGAATCAGGATGCCTCCACGGAGACGTAGCGATCGGGAAGGGTCTACTGTTAACAATCCGCCGCGAAACGATGATAATCTGGTTGCTGCGATTCACGCTATGGCTGAGGCTGTGCGTGAAACGGTGACTGCTACTACCTGAGCAGTTAACCGTCCGGGGGAACGTAATGGAGAGCGTAACAATGACCATAACGGTGAGAATGGTGGGAACGGTGATGGAGATAACATGAATCATGATAGGCCTATGACATTAGCTGCTTTCTTGAAAgttaatccaccgaagttcaagggTACGACTGTAGCAACTGAAGCTGATAATTGGTTCCGAGGCATAGAAAGGTCCTTGAGGGCACAGCATGTCCTGGAAGAACAGTATGTAGAATTTGCTACTTATATGTTGGAAGGGGATGCTCAGCACTGGTGGCAGGGCATTCAACGTTTTTCCAAGGTTTGTCAAGGGAATCTAGCAGATTTCAAACAGTGGAAGTGTTTAAAATTTGAAGGAGGACTCTGTGAAGATTTGTTGAACTCAGTGGTTCCATTGGAAATACGGAATTTTGCAGAGTTGGTTAATAAGAGTCAGCTAGTAGAGGACTGTGCTAAGAAGATAGCTGCAGCTCGGATGAATCGCCCAGGATCTTCTTTTCAGAATTATAATCGGTATACAGCTCCTCAAGGAAGGAATTTTAAGCAGGGAGCAATGCCTTCACGAAGGTACAATCAGACTAGAAATGTTCATGCACGTCCTATAGGAGGGAATGGAGGAAGAATGAGACAGGATATGGGTAAGCGACCTCAGCAGGCGCAGATGCGACCAGTATGTAGGCAGTGTGGAAAGGAGCATGGAAGTAGACCTTGTCAGCTTACAGGCATTATCTGTTTTTCTTGTGGTCAGCCTGGACATATGGTTAAGGACTGTCCGAAGAAGCCGGTACAAGGAATAGATAGGCTGCGACAGCAAGGACGTGTGTTTGCTATGACTGCTGATGATGCAATGAAATCAGGCTCCCTaatccaaggtcagtgttatgtcaaatCTCGACTCTTAACTGTACTGTGTGACTCTGGTGCATCACATTCATTTATTTCTGAGACTGTTGCGCATGAGTTGGGATTAGATTTCACCATGTTAGATTATAATCTAATTGTTCGTACACCCACATCTCAAAATGCCTTGACTAGTCAAGTATGTCAACAGGTGCCTTTTGTTATTGAGGCTAGGACTTTTATACATGACCTGCTTTGTTTGCCTTTGTGTGGTTTAGATATTATCTTAGGTCTAGATTGGTTGTCTAagcatcatgttttccttgattgtttTAAACGAATTGCTATATTTCCATCATCTGAAATGCACACTGAACCAGTTGAGTCTTGTACTTTCTATTTGAACTCCCtaagagttatttctagtaatagtGGGTTAGAGGGTTACGTTCTACTATCGGCTAGCTCAGAAACTAATGAACAAGACTTGGAGCAAATCCGAATGGTAAAAGAGTTTCCTGATGTTTTTCCGGATGAtatacctgagtttccacctcaaAGAGAGATAGAGTTTAGTATTGATCTGGTTCCTAGAGCCAGACTAATTTCTATAGCACCGTATCGGATGTCACCGTTGGAACTAGCAGAGTTAAAGAAGCAGTTGGATGAATTGCTGGAGAAGAAGTTTATTCGTCCGAGTGTATCACCATGGGGAGCTCCAGTgttactagtaaagaagaaggatggtggaatgaggTTATGTGTGGATTATCGGTAATTGAACAAGATCACaatgaagaacaagtatccactccCAAGGATAGATGCTCTGATGGACCAGCTGAGAGGTGCGACAGTATTCTTGAAGATTGATTTGCGGTCAGGTTACCATCAAATCCAGGTGAATGAATCAGATATACCTAAGACTGCCTTTCAAACTAGGTacggtcactatgagtatacggttatgtccTTTGGACTGACTAATTCTCCTGCtatattcatggattatatgaatcgCATTTTTCGTCCGTATCTAGATCAGTTTGTGGTAGTCTGTATAGATGATATCCTCATCTATTCCAAGACAGAAGAAGAACACGGAGAGCATttgaggattgtgttgcaaatATTAAGAGCACGGAAGCTATATGCGAGATTGTCGAAATGTGAGTTTTGGGCGACAGAAGTGGCATTCTTGGGACATGTGATCACACGAGATGGTATAATTGTAGATCCTTTAAAGATCGAGGCCGTAGTAGAATGGAAGCAACCCAAGACAGTTACAGAAGTTTGTAGTTTCATGGGGTTAGCAGGATACTATCGGTGGTTTATCAAAggtttttcacagatagctttaccTTTGACTCGCCTTACTAGGAAGGAAGTTCTGTTTGAGTGGACAGAGAAGTGTGAAGAAAGCTTTGAAACTTTAAAGGAAAAGTTGATGACGGCACCAGTTTTGGTGTTACCAGACCCACAGGAAccttttgaggtgtattgtgatgcttcTTTTAAGGGACTTGGATGTGTATTGATGCAGCATAGGAATGTGGTAGCTTATGCTTCGAGACAACTAAGACCTCACGAAAAGAACTATCCGACACATGATTTGGAATTAGCAGCAGTGGTCTTTGCACTTAAGATTTTGAGGCACTATTTATACGGAGCCCAATTTGAAGTTTTCTCTGAtctaagagtttgaagtatatcTTTGATCAAAAAgaccttaatatgaggcagaggcaATGGATGGAATTcttaaaagattatgattttaaGTTGAGCTATCATCCTGGGAAGGCAAATGTAGTCGCAGATGCTTTGAGTCGGAAGAGTTTGGGCATATCTTGGATGatgatcaaggaagaagaaatgatctcagcctttgaaaacttaaaattagaaATGAGAGAGACATCAAGAGGAATTGTTATGGTGCAACTACAATTAACATCTGACTTTAAGATAGCTATTCAGCAAGCTCAAGCCCAGAATTCAGGAATGCTGGCATTGTTAGCACGGATGAAGGCAGATCAGCCGGAAGAGGTACACCAAGATAAAGAGGGAATATGGAGATATAGGAACATAATTTGTGTACCTGCTCGGGAGGACTTGAGAAAGAACATTCTGACCGAAGCTCATGAAAGCAGATTTTCTATCCATCCCGGAATGACTAAAATGTACCAAGATctgaagaagatgttctggtggccgggaatGAAGAAAGATGTTGCAATGTATGTTTCAAAGTGTCTCACTTGCCAGAAGATTAAGGTGGAACATCAAAAACCACCTGGAACCCTGCAACCATTGGAGATACCGCAATGGAAATGGGAAGAGATCACGATGGATAGACATGATGCAATTTGGGTAATTGTAGATCAATTGACAAAATCAGCGCATTTTCTACCAATTCAAATTGGTCACAGCTTGGAGAAACTCGCCCGGTTATACATTCAGGAGATAATACGATTGCATGGAATACCTTCATCAATTGTGTCAGACAGAGATCCAAGGTTTACTTCTAGATTTTGGGGAGCTCTAAAGAAAGCTTTTGGGACGAAGTTGCACTTAAGTAcagcatatcacccacagactgaTGGACAGACAGAACGAACAATTTGTACCTTGGAAGATATGTTGAGATCTTGCGTGATGGACCAATAGGGTAACTGGGAGAAATACTTGCCATTGATTGAGTTTGCCTACAACAACAGTTATCAACAGAGTATCAGAATGGCACCATATGAGGCCTTCTACGGAAGAAAGTGTCAATCACCATTATGCTGGTATGACAAGGAGGAAGGCAGGATTTTGGGGCTAGACTTGGTACAAGAAACTACTGAACGGAGTAAGCACATTCGAGAGAAGATTCAAATTGCCCAAAGTCGACAAAAGAGCTATGCAGATATTAGGCATAGGCCCTTAGAATTTAACGAAGGTGACCATATTTTCTTAAGAATGACACCTACAACTAGAATAGGTAGAGCTCTTAGGACTAAGAAATTGAATCTAAGATACTTAGGTCCTTTTCAAattcttaaaagagtcggtccagTAGCATACCAAGTAGCTCTCCCTCCTTAtttgtcaaaccttcatgatgtttttcatgtttcACAACTCAAAAAGTATAATCCCGACGAAAGCcacgttttacaaccagagaTAGTACAGCTGCGAGCCGACTTGACATATCAAACCCTACCAGTCAGGATTGTGGAACGAAGTGACAAACAGCTTAGAGGCAAGACAGTATCATTGGTTAAGGTAGCATGGGGACAAACTGGGACTGAAGAGTACACATGGGAGCTGGAAGACAAGATGAGAACAGACTACCCGTTTCTCTTTTCAGGTAattgaaattttgaggacaaaattttcttttaggagggtagaatgtaacggcCTAGCCCCGAAGAAACGGCGCTTTTTCGGGATCAAACAGAATTTTTACAGAATCTTTAGGAATTTctatgcatataagcacctccactgcacaggtgctgcgtcatcaagctgctgagtcagcagcttgattgcacaggacacctctcctaatctaagAAGGCACGTCACGAAGAGTTGCGTTTTTTAGCCACTCCGGgcccgaatttcaaaattctgatttttgtggttagtctctatgtgacgagccggtcacgaatttcgagagataaattatattaatataatattcatatattattattttattcagcatattatattattatcttctctactgtgattaatgttgatctatgtttagtaatataataactgagctagaaATCTACCGGTAACGGATAATATCAGCATTCTTAGATGAGCTTAGcactgctaatgcttcatcatatatcttttattcttatgattatccagttactagtgtcatttacactaagtaacttaatgtttatccattagtagtgtaattacttaagttctaatacatttagctttagtaattatccttttcTGAGATATTTTGACAAGTAACTTTTGGATAATCATCATCCAAAAGCCACGGCCTCCCTTGGACAGCTTGGCTATCATTTTTGTTCTTGGAAAAGCTTAGAACACCATGAAAGAAAACAATGAAGCTTCCATGAACACCTGAGCTTctttctccgttctttctcaaaccggaacccctatcaaaaatctaatcttaccaaagtgttcacctcttcctcctcttcatttctatgtcacttttcatggagtaaattaaggtatgaaggctgctcctcctccttgaaggttcggccatggtggttccttaagctaatgatgttttcttcatgttttctcttaggatctcttattcaatcaccaaaagctccaagaaaacgtgatttctagttaccttaaggtgaggaaaaccttcttttcatcatcatgaagcttcagccttcatggttcataagattctaaagttgtttttgatgttaaaataggcgtaaaagtgcttctGGAAGCTTGCTTTTGGTGCAGTCTTAGACAgcagcaaaggaggtaaggtttggtaaattaatcaatgattggctgtgttcttgaagtgttaaatcagatcttgttgcttgaggtttgattttgggtgtttgtgtgatggtttgatcatgaaatcttgttgtttaatgtttgaaaatcatgtttatgatggttttgaagtggctgctggtgctgctggaaaacgtgacattccagccatgaaaatcatgatttttgatgcttatttgatgtgtatttgatggATGAAAAGTTTGTCTTTGGTTTGATAAAAATCGGATTCAAATCGGtttccaaaaagattgaaaaactagctgaaaatcaagcagaaatctgatgaacttttggaaaaatgtttttggtttttggtttttgaaagaaCATGAAAACGTGTATTCATGGATTTTTGGGGTCaaaattcaattattaaaaatttttgggttgaaaattaattaatcaaaagttgAGGGGCTAAAGTGCAATTATTAAAAGTTATTGGGGTCAAAGTGCAATTTCCAAGAAGTCTGGGGTTAAAATGCAAATtttgaaagttaaataaaatattattattttaataataatattattttattaataataataaaatattgataaaaagacagtttttcctaaaagcctcaggaaggcagttttgagtccagaattctctaatttcctttactaaacacctaagaagaggtataagagaagatatagaggtatatgaggtaaagaaataagattttgaaacctgtgtttatgctaaaaagaaaaggagttaaaagtgatatagctgtgtacctgaccttacagagtaaacagagaattgtaaAATGAGCTTTCTATGATGTtgtaatgcttgatttatgatgattgataagtgatggaaagtatggttatatgtgaattatgagccctcgggcaatgcttgtgaatgttgtgcggggacgcccgtattgtgatgttgcttcccagacaggctgcggtagagtagtaccagccctgcaagctgaatccttggtagaggcctgactcacatacctgcggtatattgagacctgagcaaataccagccctgcaagtcgagagcacttggtagagggtatgcggtacttaatctgggattaagttATGGGAAGGCCCTATCTGAGTTGGAGGGTCGGATTgtgtcgggtgcgggtcgaaactgacaaatgagctcattacctgcaataaggacagacatgcatcatacttgtttgtgcattatttaTTGCCTATCTTCTTGTGTTTTTGttctattccttgtttgtttgagcataactgtgtgattgcatattaatgtgtgaatgtgcatttacttcctattttctctcttgttcatgtgttagtttatgttgctattatgtacatattactctacatttatttatacttctatgaccacggacattataaatgaacttaactgtaaaccccgacctcactaagaactccccagttcttaccccttacaccTCTACAGATGGACACAGGAGTCCTATTCTACGAGATTGATCCATCATACAACCACGAGGACCCGATGCGCGACGAGTATTACATCTACTGTGCGGTACCTCGTATCCGTAAATATGTAGTTCGTGGAAGACCTTTCCATTACCCTATTAGGACAGCATACTTTAATCCTAATGCACCCTATGACTTTCCTATATCTTGGTTACACACCGGCGGACCTGGGATCCCTCATCCTAAGGAGCAGATGCCACCTCCTTCTCCTGactgtattttgtttggtagctATCCTTTTATGGTTCCTGTGGCCAGCAGTGGTTCCTCTGCTATCACTCCGGTAGAAAAAGaggacgaggaagaagaagatccgGAGGAAGATCCTAACTTTATAATTATCTCCTCTGACAGCGATGACGATGAGCCAGGCGAGGCGCCAGCAGGCGAGCATCACCATTCGCCCGGTGGTTTTCTGTGAGGTACTCTGGACCACGATGAGGAGACTTTTTGAGACGCCTAGTCTAACTTTAGTACATTAGAGTGTCTCCCTCACTTTTGTTAGCATGATTAGAGGGAATAGGCATATCAtagagttaggctagcctgggtgccagcttaggggcttttggtcaggccaggccctggggcgtcttatgtacatatatgtacataCTATATGAGTCACTGACTTAGAGGTGCTGTACTATAGCTCTATGCTTATATAACTGAGCCACTTCTgtaacatgatgtatattatagtgtgttgttccatattttgttatcttttgttttatgtatgtgaatgtttaattatcccttgatatatggaaggtatgcgactttaaattattcttgttttaaaaaaaatttacttgtatAATTCGTGGTGTTTTAACAACGTAcaggcttatatttattaattaataatacaaaaaaggaaaaacaagttggtaacat is a window from the Arachis hypogaea cultivar Tifrunner chromosome 1, arahy.Tifrunner.gnm2.J5K5, whole genome shotgun sequence genome containing:
- the LOC112735603 gene encoding uncharacterized protein; the encoded protein is MAPYEAFYGRKCQSPLCWYDKEEGRILGLDLVQETTERSKHIREKIQIAQSRQKSYADIRHRPLEFNEGDHIFLRMTPTTRIGRALRTKKLNLRYLGPFQILKRVGPVAYQVALPPYLSNLHDVFHVSQLKKYNPDESHVLQPEIVQLRADLTYQTLPVRIVERSDKQLRGKTVSLVKVAWGQTGTEEYTWELEDKMRTDYPFLFSGN